A single window of Bacteroidales bacterium DNA harbors:
- a CDS encoding phage holin family protein, translated as MDNQDGVFKQFFNDSKEYIRTRYDLLKLELLEKMAKIFALLFTVIICLVLLLGAFVYFSFALVSALTPLFNSPVPAFLIVGGVFVLTTVIFVVFRKQIFLNPLIKQLSKILFGND; from the coding sequence ATGGATAATCAAGATGGTGTTTTTAAACAGTTCTTTAACGACTCAAAAGAGTATATAAGAACACGTTACGATTTGCTTAAGTTGGAATTACTTGAGAAAATGGCTAAAATATTTGCATTATTATTCACTGTAATAATATGTTTGGTATTGCTTTTAGGAGCCTTTGTGTACTTTTCGTTTGCTTTGGTATCTGCACTGACGCCATTGTTTAACTCTCCTGTACCCGCCTTTTTAATTGTCGGCGGTGTTTTTGTTTTAACTACTGTTATTTTTGTAGTTTTTAGAAAACAAATTTTTCTTAATCCTTTAATTAAACAGTTAAGTAAAATTTTATTTGGTAACGACTAA
- the serC gene encoding 3-phosphoserine/phosphohydroxythreonine transaminase gives MRKHIFNAGPCILSESARENTAKAVLELGNTGQSIMEVSHRSKDFEPILEETIANFKEVLSIPDDYSILFLGGGASLQFCMIPYNFLINKAAYLNTGTWATRAVKEAQLWGEDKVDVVGSSKDKNFSYIPKGYVIPKDADYFHITTNNTIKGTEIREDYDSPVPLIADMSSDILSRPVDVSKYHMIYGGAQKNLGPAGVTFVIIKNALLEKVADRPIPTMLKYQTHIDEGTMYNTPPVLPIFVVGETLKWVKELGGVKVMEKRAIEKADLIYNYIDNSEMFVGTVAKEDRSLMNICFVMQDKYKELEPEFLKVASANNICGLKGHRSVGGFRASCYNALDIESVQFLVNLMKEFEVKNK, from the coding sequence ATGAGAAAACATATTTTTAATGCGGGTCCCTGCATTCTTTCGGAATCTGCAAGAGAAAACACTGCTAAAGCAGTTTTAGAATTAGGTAATACCGGACAGTCTATTATGGAGGTTTCACACCGTTCGAAAGATTTTGAACCGATTTTGGAAGAAACTATTGCTAATTTCAAAGAAGTATTAAGCATTCCAGATGATTATTCAATACTTTTTTTAGGTGGAGGTGCAAGTTTACAATTTTGTATGATTCCTTACAACTTCTTGATTAATAAAGCTGCTTACCTTAATACAGGTACTTGGGCTACTAGAGCGGTAAAAGAAGCTCAATTATGGGGCGAAGATAAAGTTGATGTAGTAGGTTCTTCTAAAGACAAAAACTTCTCTTATATTCCTAAAGGATATGTTATTCCCAAAGACGCCGATTATTTCCATATTACTACTAATAACACTATTAAAGGTACTGAAATTAGAGAAGATTATGACTCTCCGGTTCCTTTGATTGCCGACATGTCTTCAGATATTTTAAGCCGTCCTGTTGATGTTTCAAAATATCACATGATTTACGGCGGAGCGCAGAAAAACCTCGGTCCTGCAGGCGTTACTTTTGTTATAATTAAAAATGCCCTACTTGAGAAAGTGGCTGACCGTCCGATTCCGACTATGCTTAAATATCAAACCCACATTGATGAAGGTACAATGTATAATACTCCTCCGGTTCTTCCTATTTTTGTTGTAGGTGAAACTCTTAAATGGGTTAAAGAACTAGGTGGTGTTAAGGTTATGGAAAAAAGAGCTATAGAAAAAGCCGACTTGATTTATAATTATATTGATAATAGTGAAATGTTTGTCGGAACTGTTGCTAAAGAAGATAGAAGTTTAATGAATATTTGTTTTGTTATGCAAGATAAATATAAAGAACTTGAACCGGAATTCTTAAAAGTTGCTTCTGCTAATAATATCTGCGGACTAAAAGGCCACAGATCTGTTGGCGGATTCCGCGCTTCTTGCTATAATGCTCTTGACATCGAAAGTGTTCAATTCTTAGTTAATTTAATGAAAGAATTTGAAGTAAAGAATAAATAG
- a CDS encoding DUF1015 family protein — MAKIKPFRGLRPPKNIAAKLAAKPYDVLNSEEARLEAADNPYSLLRITKAEIDLDPSIDEHSEPVYQKSVDNFKMFQDKGWLVQDDTEKYYIYAQTMDGRTQYGLVAAAYTGDYWNDIIKKHELTRKEKEDDRMINVLRNDANIEPVFFTYPANDNIDAIVARVVKSTDPVYDFVADDGFGHHFWIVDNPKDIEAITEIFSKEIPYTYVADGHHRTAAAARVGREKEKQNPNHTGNEEYNYFLAVHFPDNQLKIIDYNRVVTDLNGNTKEKFIEKLQKNFVVEDKGTEIYKPAKLHEFSMYLAGHWYALIAKPGTFDDNDPIGVLDVTILSNLVLDEILDIKDLRTSKRIDFVGGIRGLGELKKRVDSGEMAAAFALYPVSMKQLFDIADTGNIMPPKTTWFEPKLRSGLVIHKLS, encoded by the coding sequence ATGGCAAAGATCAAACCTTTCCGTGGATTGCGTCCACCTAAAAATATTGCTGCGAAGTTGGCAGCCAAACCTTATGATGTTCTTAATTCCGAAGAAGCTCGCTTGGAAGCCGCCGATAATCCGTATTCACTACTCAGAATTACAAAAGCTGAGATTGATTTGGACCCGAGTATTGACGAACATTCTGAACCGGTTTACCAAAAATCGGTCGATAATTTTAAAATGTTCCAAGATAAAGGCTGGTTAGTTCAGGATGATACCGAAAAGTATTATATATATGCTCAGACTATGGACGGTAGAACTCAATACGGTTTAGTTGCTGCAGCTTATACGGGAGATTATTGGAATGATATTATCAAAAAACATGAACTTACACGTAAGGAAAAAGAAGATGATAGAATGATAAATGTGCTTCGTAATGACGCTAATATTGAACCTGTTTTCTTTACTTATCCGGCTAATGATAATATTGATGCAATTGTTGCAAGAGTTGTAAAATCTACTGATCCCGTATATGATTTTGTTGCCGATGACGGTTTCGGACATCATTTTTGGATTGTAGATAATCCAAAAGATATTGAAGCAATTACGGAAATATTTTCCAAAGAAATTCCTTATACCTATGTTGCGGATGGCCATCATAGAACGGCTGCCGCTGCACGTGTCGGGAGAGAAAAAGAAAAACAAAATCCGAATCATACCGGAAATGAAGAATATAATTATTTCCTAGCAGTTCATTTTCCTGATAATCAACTTAAAATTATTGATTACAACAGAGTTGTTACCGACTTAAACGGAAATACTAAGGAAAAGTTTATTGAAAAACTGCAAAAGAATTTTGTTGTAGAAGATAAAGGAACCGAAATTTATAAACCTGCTAAATTACATGAATTCAGTATGTATTTGGCTGGTCACTGGTATGCATTGATAGCAAAACCAGGTACTTTTGATGATAATGATCCTATAGGCGTGTTGGATGTAACTATTTTATCTAATCTTGTTCTTGATGAAATATTGGATATTAAAGATTTACGTACAAGTAAACGTATCGACTTTGTAGGCGGAATCAGAGGATTAGGAGAGTTGAAAAAACGCGTTGACAGTGGTGAAATGGCCGCTGCTTTCGCATTATATCCGGTATCAATGAAGCAATTGTTTGATATTGCCGATACGGGAAATATCATGCCTCCGAAAACAACATGGTTCGAACCGAAATTGCGTAGTGGTTTGGTCATCCATAAACTTTCTTAA
- a CDS encoding 3-phosphoglycerate dehydrogenase yields the protein MKKILVATDKPFDKKAVEEIKSITESAGYKFALLEKYTEKAQLLDAVKDANAIIIRSDIIDREVIEAAKNLEIVVRAGAGYDNIDLAAATEHNVVAMNTPGQNSNAVAELVLGMMVYMARGCFDGKTGSELLGKKLGIHAYGNVGKNVARIAKGFGMEVFAFDPYVNDADMVNDGVIPVKTVKELYSECNYVSLHIPANDQTKKSIGKELLMSMPANATLVNTARKEVINEDELLEVYANRPDFKYVSDIEPACKEEIAAKYDGRYFFTPKKMGAQTKEANINAGLAAAHQIVDFFKTGNKKFQVNK from the coding sequence ATGAAAAAAATTTTGGTTGCAACAGATAAACCTTTTGATAAAAAGGCTGTTGAAGAGATTAAATCAATTACCGAATCAGCAGGTTATAAATTTGCGCTTTTAGAAAAATATACTGAAAAAGCTCAATTGTTAGATGCAGTAAAAGATGCTAATGCAATAATTATCAGATCCGATATTATTGATCGTGAAGTAATTGAGGCTGCTAAAAATCTTGAAATAGTTGTCAGAGCCGGTGCTGGTTATGATAATATTGATCTTGCAGCTGCAACCGAGCATAATGTTGTTGCTATGAATACTCCGGGACAAAATTCAAACGCAGTTGCGGAATTGGTTCTCGGTATGATGGTTTATATGGCTCGCGGATGCTTCGATGGAAAAACAGGCTCTGAGTTATTAGGTAAAAAACTTGGAATACATGCTTATGGTAACGTTGGAAAAAATGTTGCACGTATTGCCAAGGGTTTTGGAATGGAAGTTTTTGCTTTCGACCCTTATGTAAATGATGCCGATATGGTTAATGACGGCGTTATTCCGGTTAAAACGGTAAAAGAATTATATTCGGAATGCAACTACGTTTCATTACATATTCCCGCTAACGATCAAACAAAAAAATCTATAGGTAAAGAGTTGTTAATGTCTATGCCTGCTAATGCAACATTAGTAAACACAGCTCGTAAAGAAGTTATTAATGAAGATGAACTTTTGGAAGTTTATGCAAATAGACCTGATTTTAAATATGTTTCGGATATTGAACCGGCATGCAAAGAGGAAATTGCGGCTAAATACGATGGTAGATATTTCTTTACTCCGAAAAAAATGGGTGCACAAACTAAAGAAGCTAATATTAATGCAGGTTTAGCAGCAGCACATCAGATAGTTGATTTCTTTAAAACCGGAAATAAAAAGTTTCAAGTTAATAAATAA